The DNA sequence AATTGAAATCTTTAAGTTTCAAACTTCAGTTTTTTAATCATTGTACTCAATCAGAACTGATACGAAATCAAAAAGAACTCATCCGAATTGAAAAATTAAAGCTAAAAAATCAGGCATAGAATTTAGAAAAAATCTTATAATATCTGCATACAAATTGCTGTGTGCAGGGAGCCAAAACTTGCATGTATAGGGTTCTTTCTTGAATCCTTGCACAGAGTAATTTAATAGCTAAGGTTTGGCTCCCTCTAGCTTTTTATTCTAAATAAATTTGCTAAAAAGATATGTACGATTTTTTAGAACAAAATGAACTTGATAAAATAATAAATCGATTTAACAAGATGCGATTGTATCATAAGCATGGATATAATAATTTACTTCCAATAAGTACATTTAAAAAATATGCCAAAAATTATCAACAAGTTCAACTCAATACAAATTTTCATTTTAATGCAATCATTATGGATATTGACGATGAAACATTATTGACAGAGTGGAATGCACAAGGTCTTCCTGTCCCAACTATTCAGACAGTCAACAAAAATAATAATAGAGCGCATTTGGTATGGTTATTGAACACTCCAGTGTACAAAGAATACAAACATGCAGTTGCATACTATATGGCAATTGTTAATAGTATAAAAAAGCTCATTGGCGCTGATTTGGCATATCAAAACCATCAAACAAAGAATTTTCTAAACACTGAATTATTTAGAGTGACCTATAATGATGTAGCATACGATCTTGAAGATTTTAGAAAATTTATTGCTCATGATGTATTAGCTGAACATCAGTATGCTGAGTTTGATTACCTTGTTGCTGAGAGTCGTCATATTCATCTTTTTGAGTTACTAAGGGGCTATGGGTATACAATAGCAAAAGATCCAGACTTGTTAAATAAATTGACACAAAAAGCAGAAGCTATCAATCAAGGTTTTAATAATCCAATAAAAGTTAAATATATCGTCAAATCTGTTTATCAGTTCTGTGAGCAAAATCGAAATAATTTTAAAGATAAAAATCGTAAACGGGTTATGAATAATAAAAAAATATATAATTTGCCTCCACGAGAGTACAAAGAAGAGGTAAAAAGGCGACAAAGTAGGTCAGCTATTCGTACTAGCACGATAAAAAAACTGAAAACTGCTACAAAAATTAAGATAGCTATTGATCAACTTATTCGTAAAAAATTAAAACTAACCATCCAGAATATAGCTAACTATGCAAATATTTCATCGTCAACTGTACGCAGAAATATCAAAATAGTCCAGATTTTTATTCAAAAGTCAACTGGTTTCATTCGCTCTATAAGATTGATAGTACGGAGAGCGAGTCAGGGGCATTTGGATCCAAAGGATGCTTATTTATGGGTAAACTCTTTTGTTCCTTTTCAATTAGAATAATAAATCAAATAAATTTCGCTAAACTGATCTTACAAAGTGCACTCACACTTATTCCAAGTTCTTTAGCAGCAGATTCTATTTTAGCTTTTTCATCTTTGGTAACATTGATAAAAATCTGTTCACTTGCTTTTTCATGAATGTTTTTTTTTGGTCTGCCACCTTTATTTTTCTTGGCTTTATTCATATCTGCTGCTTTTATAAAACTTCTCTCTTTTTCTGTAATTTCTAAATCATCTAATTCTTTAATTTTTGCCATATTAATCCTTATTAAATACTAGTATAAAACTAGTTATTTAGTAGTGCATAAATCTCTTTTGTAAACTTTTTAATCTCTTCTTGAGCTTGACCTTTTTTGTTGAGTTCTTTCACTGTAAGTCCTTCTCCATAGCTATTTTTATAGTCTGCTCTTGAATATAACGTGCTCTCTAAAAGATTAAAGTAATTATGTTTTTCTATGATGTAATTTTGTAAATCTTTGAGTTTTGATTTGGATCTGCTGTCAACATTGTTAAGCAAGACATTCGTTTTTATTTTTTTGCCAAGTGCTTCACTTGCATCTTTTAATATTTTTCTGAATTTTTGCAGTCCAAATATCTCTATTTGAGATATACCAACAGGAGTAATGATAATATCAGCTTTAATAAGTGCTGTTCTATTGATGTCGCTGTCATATCCACCACTATCAATTATAAGAAGATTGTTTTTGTCAGACATATAGCTACTTAAGAACTTTGTTAAATCTATATCATTTTGAGTAACGCATTTGATAGTTGGAAGTTTTTCACCTGCTCGAAGTTGATTAAATAAAACAGCAGAATGCTGGGAGTCAAGATCTAGTATAGTTATGTCTTTATATTTCTTTTGAACCTGGTATGCAAAATTAATAGCGATAGTACTTTTACCAACGCCACCTTTTTGATGAGAGAATAGAACTATCATAAAAAACTCCTTTATTATGAGTATTATAATAGTTTAATACTTGTAAAATACTTATTTAATAGATTGTTATTTACTTTTAAAAGATACAAATTCTTTTACTAAGTTTTTCACTCTTTTACTAGCTATACCTAGCGATGTTAAAGCTTTTATATCTTCTTTAACAAGTTCTGACAAGTTTGTTGCGTTTGATAGATATAAAGGCAAAGAGTTATCTTTATGCTCTTCAATTATGATTTGTAACTCTTCCATCTCTTGTATCATCTTTTTCACTGTATGCACCGCTTTTAAACGCTTATATATAAAATCTTTAAACGCATAATCTCTTGAATAAAACAGCGGAATAGGAAGATTTGCTAAAAAAAGAGGACTGAGGATTTTTCTGTTGTTTTCAGAGCTTTGAGGTCTTTTTGCTATATATTTTTTGACATACGGAAGTTGTAAATATGTTTGAACAAACAAGGAGACTTCTTCTGCCTCCTGTGCATCTTCATATTCAAATTGAATACGTATTGCACTGTTGTTGCTTACAACAGGATGCTTATATTCTCTGTCAATCCGACCAACTTGAATATCTAATCCTCTATAGGAAACTAAAAGATCATTTTTATGCAGTGCTTGTGATGCAATTGCACTGGCATTTGCCGGTGCCGGTTTTTTCTTAGTAGAATTAACTTGAATGATACCATACGCATCGATATCCGCAAGTGTGACCTCATTATAATCGAGAACATCTCTTTTTGTACCAACACGCACCTTTGAGATGACAGCAATTTTTTTTGTTAAATCTTTAAGCTTGACAATTGGAACATCATGAAACTCTTCTTCTAATTTGGCTTTTAAGTCAAACAAATTAACCCCTTAATATAGTTGCAATTATACTGTTTTTACTATTTGATATTTATGATTTGCTCTTTTTGTATATTTTGAGTATACTTCTTTTAAATATAATAGACTACCAAATATATAATAAGGTAGTTTACATTAAAAAGGATATCAAATGTTAATTTTAAAAATTATCGCCGCTTTAGTTGTATTGTATGTACTGTATATAATCGCCATAGAAATCAATAAATACACGCAAAAGAAGTATAGATATTTATTTCTCAATAAAATTACTCTTATTACTTCATTATCAGGATATGGCGTGTCATTCTTTGGCTATAACTGGTATGTAAATGCTCTCAGCCAACATGGTGATATATTAAATGGTCAAATTTTAATGGCAATAGGTGCAATTTTATTACTCTGGACAATGTATACCAATATCGATAAAACAGGTTTATTCACTGGGGCTATTTTTACTGTTATACAACAGGTACTTTATTTAGTAGTAGGTGCAGCTGGTCTTTTTATACTTGTATTATTATTTGCAGTATATGCTCAAGCAAAGCCGGTGTATAGAATAGATTAATGATTTTGACACTTTGCAATAAAACAGACAGAGGATAGAAAAAATAATTATAATATAAAAAAGGAGCCAATAATGCGAAGTGCTAAAAAGGTACTGGCAATAATAATTTTTTTACTGGGAGGCATCATACTGATGCAATTAGGGGGTATGAATAGCACACAAACTACCAAAAAACAAACAATTCTCGCTTTCCAAAGAGGCAAGAGCTTAATCTGTCAAGATTCCCTTGGAGGCAGAGCCTCCATTCTTGTAAATAAAAAGAGAGATTGGCATATTTATAAAAAGCAATATTTTAAAAAAGGTGATGAATTGATAAATGTTGCATATTGTACTTTAGTAGACGCAGGAGAGTAAGATGAACAGTGCAATTATTTTAATAACGCTTTTAGGAATCTTTTCTCTTACCGTTACTTTTATAGCATTGCGTAACGCGCCATTGAAAAAAGAAGATATACATAATCAGGATAAACCAGTCCCCTTACCACAAAAGAGCATCAAGCTTTTTAATGCAAGTGGTAAATTACTTTTAGAATATACAGATTGTTATGTAACGCATTTTAGCCAAACACTTTATCTCTTGTCACACCAATATAAAGGGGAGGCTTTTTTAAAGATTGACAAAGGAAGCGATATGCTTTTACTTATTGAAAACCATCTAGAAGGAGAAACAGATGCAACAAACGAAGTCAAATAATAGTAAAGAACCAAACACAGCGTTCTATTCAAGAGAGAACCTGCAAAAGAGTTTAGCACACGCACTCGACAAAATTCGCTCAAAAAATTGTGAAGCAATTTATATCACAAAAAATGAAAAAAGTTCTGCAGAAGCAGTCATGCTTGATATCAATGAATATGAATATTTACAACAAAGATTACAAACATACAATGCACTGTTGCATGATGTAGCAGATAAAACACTATCCCAAAAGCTCAATACCATAGAACAAAAGATTGATGCAATACAAGAGGGTATAGACATTATTAAATATGTGAAATAAAGGAGAAAAGATGTTTGCATTTATAGACCCAGATATGATAAAAGCCGTTATATTGTTGATTCTAACCATCTATGCATTTTATGGAAGTCTTAGTTTGGATGGTTCAAAACCATCTCTTTTAAAAGCAATTCATGCTTTGATAATTACTGCTATAGCGTATGTGTTTGTAAGTGCATACAATGATAAAGAGGATGCTATTGCAAATACAAAAGCATTTTTGCATAAAAGTGTCTTTGTCTGTAAAAACAGTGAAAACCTCTACCGTGTGAGTAAAAAAGATGGCTGGAGTGTTGATGGGTATTATTTTATAAAAGACTCCTTGATGATTCGAGCAGACGGATGCAAGAGGAAATAATGCTGGAGTATATTGATGATACGACAGCAATTAGTTTGGCTCTTGTTGCTTACAGCCTAAATGATGAAGAAAGAAGCTTTTTAGGACTTTCTCTCTTGATGCTTGGGGTGAGTGTAGTGTTATTAATTGATGACTTAGATGATAACAATAAAAAAAAGATACTTTTTAATAAGAATGCTGCATTTACATGTAAGGCGGATAACTCTCTTATTGTAAAAAAAGATTTGGGTTATAGAAGTGAGAGTATCTATTTTATAAAAGATAAAAAGCGCTATAAAATTCAAGATTGCCATCTTGTAAAAAACAGTTCAAAAACAGATACAACTACAAAGTAAAGGAGTTTTTATATGCAAACACAAAAAAGTTATAGAATCACCCTCTACAGAGAGGTCAACCATAAAATCAGATACTACAAACTCTCACTGATGCTTAACCTCTTTGGTGAGTTTATTTTTTCTAAAGAGTACGGCTCGCTTAAACGCCCTAAACCAACACGGGTAATTGAGGAGTATTATAAAAGCTATAAAGAGGCCTACACCCACCTGCAAAGCAAACTCCAACAAAAGTATAAAAAAGGCTACAAGGAGTGTATCAATGAAAGATGAAGAGATAGAATTTACCCTGCCAAAAGAGCTCTATGAACAACTCAAACACTTAGCAGAGAGTTCAGATATGAGTATAGAGGATATATCAATAGCAGCCCTGGAGGCATTTGTTAAAAAATATAAAAACTACACAAAAGATGAGTATTACAAAGAAAGAGGAGAAAAAACTTATGAATACAGCAGCAACAATTAAGTGCCCAAACTGTGGCAGTGAAATTAACATAGAAGAAGCACTCTACTCCAAACTTCAAACAAAGTTTGATGTAGACAGGGAGAGTGAGCGCAAGAAATATAAACTTGCGATGCAAAACCTCTCTGCCCAAAAAGAGGCAATCGAGGAAAAAGAAGCAGCCTTTGAGCATAAACTCCAAGAGGCACTTAGTCAAACACTAAGCAAAGAGAAGACAAAAATGCAGTACGAACTCACAGAGAGTATCAAGAAAAACCTTTTAGAGGAGAACGCTCTGCAACTCAAACAGCTCCAAAGCGAACTCGACCAAAAGTCCAAACAGCTCCAGGAGCTCAATTTGCAAAAAGCAAAGGTGGCCCAACTAGAGCGAGAAAAGGAGGAACTCTCCTCTAAAATAAAAGCTGAAGCACAAATTGAGCTTAATAAAAAAATCCAACTAGAACGCCAAAAAGCAATCGAGGAGGCAGCCCAGGCAAATGAGATGAAACTCAAAGCCAAAGAGGAGCAGTTAGACCAGATTAAAAAACAGCTTGAAGATGCCAAACGCAAAGCAGAGCAGGGGAGTCAACAACTCCAGGGTGAAGCACAGGAAAAAAGTATAGAGGAGTATCTTAGCCTCACATTTAAATATGATGAAATAACAGAGATAAAAAAAGGAGCCTTTGGAGCTGATTGTATCCAAACCATCAACACCCCTGATTTTACAAACTGTGGAAAAATCTGTTATGAGTCTAAAAATACCAAAACCTTCTCCAATGATTGGATTGCCAAACTCAAATCCGATATGCTTGATGCCAAAGCCGATGTTGGAGTCTTAGTCACTGCCGCCAAACCAAAGGGTATGGAGCAGATGGGATTTATTGATGGTATCTGGGTTTGCTCTTACGATGAGTTTAAAGGGAGTGCTGCTCTAATTAGAGAGGGAATTATTGCAAGTTATATGGCTGCAAAAAGCCAGGAGAATAAAACAGATAAGATGACACTGCTGTATAACTACTTTAGCGGCAATGAGTTTAGTATGCAACTCCAGGCAATAGTATCTGGTTTTATGGCGATGCAAGAAGAACTCAACAAGCAAAAACGCTCTGTTATGGCAAGCTGGAGTCGACAACAAAAACAGATCGATACCGTACTGCTCAATACTACCAATATGTATGGAAATATAAAAGGCATTGCCGGTAATGCAATTGCCAATGTAGAAGCTTTAGAATTAGAACACTTTGAGGAGGAGGGCGAAGATGTTTGAGTATATCAATCCATTTTTTGGGGTGATGCTGCTTTTGGTTATATTTGTCACTCTTTTATTGACGTTTTATGCAATAGGAGAAAAGCAAGCAAAAGGTACAAACTTTAAAGCTCCCTATTTTATGTATGGCGCTTCTGCTCTTTTACTCTTTATGCTTGTTTGGGATGCAACTGACACAAAACATAAAATCCATAATAATATTACAGCCTTCAATGCAAACAGAGCCCTCTCTTGTCAAGCTGCTGGACTCAAGCGTATCATCTCTAAAGCCAAAGGGTGGTATCTGCTTGATACCAACCACTTTAGCAATGGGGACGCTATTATTGCCAATAGTTTGTGTGAAGTGTTACAGATCAAGAAAAAATAATAAAACAAAAATAAGGAGTAAACAAAGATGTTTGAGTATTTTAATTATGGTGGATTTTTTTTCTTGGTGTTTTTAATGCTGATAAGTTTTAAAATGCGAGAGGAGATAGCACCGCTTTATGGACTGTTCATATTGGTATTAGTCCTGATAGTATATGATGCTTACGCATCATATAGTGATGCCAAGAGTAATTTGAAAGCTTTTGAATATGGAAATACACTTACTTGCAGAAGTGGTGGTGGTGCTTATGGTGGTGTACAAAAATACAGTGTCTCTAAAGCAGAGGGTTGGAGAGTGCATAAGAGTTATTTTATTCATGACTCTTTAATGATTCGTGCCGATAAGTGCGAGCTACAATAAAAAAAGAAGGAGAGAAGAGAAATGGTTGGATTTGAGACAATGCTCTTTGATTATAATGAAGGATTAACACGCTTGGGTATTAATCACCCCTACATCACCGGTTTTGATTTTTTTATGAATATTATTCTCACTGCAATTTTAATGTTTGGATTTGAAAAGACAGTTGTTGCAAGTGGCATATTTGATAAGTATGAAGATCATATAACACTCTTTACGATGAGTATAGTTGTAGTGGGACCAATTGTTATAGGAATATATTTTCATGAATATACAGAAGTACTTCTATTTACAGTCTTTGTTCTTATTGTTCTTGCAGTAGCAATATTTGATATATTTGAAGATTTTAGAACCTATCTTGATGAGAAGTTTGGATGGCTTTTTTAAAAAGGCAGGGCATGTTTATTTTTGAGTTTTTTGCTCATATCACACGAATTTATTAATTGACAAAACTTGTCCATCTAATTTCCTATAATCCTTACACTTCAAAAAAAGGAACAAGAAGATGAAAAAAATAATAATAGGTGCAGTTTTGGCATCAACAATGGCATTGGCAGGTAGTTACACTTTAGCTCCAGATGGTAGTTATGTTAGCGGGGATACTGCAACTTTAGCTCCTGACGGCACATATGCAGGAGGTAATAGTGCAACACTAACTCCAAATGGTTCTTATGTAGGGGGTTCGAGCAGTACTATGACGCCAAATGGTAATTATGTAGGTGGATCAACAAGCACTTTGGCCCCTGATGGCTCTTATGTTGGTGGTAATACTGCAACTTTGGCGCCTGACGGTTCTTATGTAGGGCAATGATTTTTAGCATAGCTTTTATTGCTATGCTCATGTAAAAGTTCTTTGCATGCAAAAATAAGCTATCGTTGCGGCACCCAATTTTCTTTCACATCACCAAACTCTTCTTCTTTATCAGGATGCAGAAATTTTTTTACCATCTGCTCAATATATCTATCCATTTTTTGGTATTCCTGTGCAAACTCTTCATGTGAAATATACTTGACAAGAGGTTCTTGTTTGTAGCGATGGGTGATTATTTTCATCTGCTGTGCCTCTTGAATATACTCATCATGGCGGCTTATAACTTCAAAGCCTTCTTTTAACAGCTTTTTGTTGGGTAATGTGTCAATTGTATATACTGTTTCTGAATATTTTATCTTGATATAACCACGGGAGATAAGCTTGTCTATAGATGCTGGAAGTACATCTAATTCCCTTTTTCCATAATCAAACTCTTTAAGTTTTGGTAAGTGACATAGATCTTCTCGTATCTCTGTAAGCGAATCACATATAAGCACTTCTAAGTTTTTTAGATTTGCTATCTCTGATGGCAGTTGTTTTATTTTTGTATCACGCATAGTTAAATTTTTTAGATTTTTTAAACTACACAATGAGACTGGAAAATTTACAAAAGGGATTCTACACAAACTTACCTCTTCAAGCTCCGGGAATTGTTTGATAAAATCTAATATACAAAGCCTTTTAAAAGACTGTATAATGAGCTTTTTAAGGTTATGCAGCGGTTTTTGCGATATTGGCAAAATCTCAAGGTCTAAGCAATTCTCTAAAACAAGCATTTCCAAACCTGGTATCTCTACAAGACAAAGCGGCAAAGATTTAACATGGGTACAGGCAGCTATAACAAACTCTTTTAAATTTGTTAATTGTCCAATCTCTTCGGGAATCATTTTTAGTTTCAGTGAAATGAGCTTTAAACTCTGCAGCTTTTTCAATCTTGTAATTTCAAGAGGCAGAGCTTCCAATAGATAAACAGTATCTATAGTGAGATCTTTGAGGTTTTGCAGATACTCTATCTCTGGTGCTATAAAGCCGTCTAATTTTTTTGATGCTTCAAAGCTGATCTTTAAAGTTTCAAGTGAGAGCAGTTCCTCTTTACTCTTGCCTATGAGGTCATCTATTTTATACTCGTCTGCCCATGCTAAAAGCTTCTCTGTCCAAGTTTGTTCGTTGTGTGATGTCTCATTCATAAAATTGCTCTTTGTTGTATCTAATGGTATGTGTTGTGTTTCCAGGATTTGGCGCTAAAAAGAGTGCCTCTGCAAAAAGTTTTTTAAGAATTTGTCGAATGGAACGAACACCCAGATCACTTTTTGATGCATACTCAGCTATTGCATGAATGACTTTATCCTCTATCTCAACATAATCTCCATGAAAATTGATTTTGTCAATAAACTCCTGAAGTGGTGATGCGGCACTTTGTGTTAAAATCTTGTAATAATCCTCTTGCGTGAGCGGATAGAGATTTACGATCGTATGCAT is a window from the Sulfurimonas hydrogeniphila genome containing:
- a CDS encoding replication initiation protein, producing MYDFLEQNELDKIINRFNKMRLYHKHGYNNLLPISTFKKYAKNYQQVQLNTNFHFNAIIMDIDDETLLTEWNAQGLPVPTIQTVNKNNNRAHLVWLLNTPVYKEYKHAVAYYMAIVNSIKKLIGADLAYQNHQTKNFLNTELFRVTYNDVAYDLEDFRKFIAHDVLAEHQYAEFDYLVAESRHIHLFELLRGYGYTIAKDPDLLNKLTQKAEAINQGFNNPIKVKYIVKSVYQFCEQNRNNFKDKNRKRVMNNKKIYNLPPREYKEEVKRRQSRSAIRTSTIKKLKTATKIKIAIDQLIRKKLKLTIQNIANYANISSSTVRRNIKIVQIFIQKSTGFIRSIRLIVRRASQGHLDPKDAYLWVNSFVPFQLE
- a CDS encoding ParA family protein, which encodes MIVLFSHQKGGVGKSTIAINFAYQVQKKYKDITILDLDSQHSAVLFNQLRAGEKLPTIKCVTQNDIDLTKFLSSYMSDKNNLLIIDSGGYDSDINRTALIKADIIITPVGISQIEIFGLQKFRKILKDASEALGKKIKTNVLLNNVDSRSKSKLKDLQNYIIEKHNYFNLLESTLYSRADYKNSYGEGLTVKELNKKGQAQEEIKKFTKEIYALLNN
- a CDS encoding molybdenum metabolism regulator, with protein sequence MQTQKSYRITLYREVNHKIRYYKLSLMLNLFGEFIFSKEYGSLKRPKPTRVIEEYYKSYKEAYTHLQSKLQQKYKKGYKECINER
- a CDS encoding DUF2130 domain-containing protein, with the protein product MNTAATIKCPNCGSEINIEEALYSKLQTKFDVDRESERKKYKLAMQNLSAQKEAIEEKEAAFEHKLQEALSQTLSKEKTKMQYELTESIKKNLLEENALQLKQLQSELDQKSKQLQELNLQKAKVAQLEREKEELSSKIKAEAQIELNKKIQLERQKAIEEAAQANEMKLKAKEEQLDQIKKQLEDAKRKAEQGSQQLQGEAQEKSIEEYLSLTFKYDEITEIKKGAFGADCIQTINTPDFTNCGKICYESKNTKTFSNDWIAKLKSDMLDAKADVGVLVTAAKPKGMEQMGFIDGIWVCSYDEFKGSAALIREGIIASYMAAKSQENKTDKMTLLYNYFSGNEFSMQLQAIVSGFMAMQEELNKQKRSVMASWSRQQKQIDTVLLNTTNMYGNIKGIAGNAIANVEALELEHFEEEGEDV
- a CDS encoding leucine-rich repeat domain-containing protein yields the protein MNETSHNEQTWTEKLLAWADEYKIDDLIGKSKEELLSLETLKISFEASKKLDGFIAPEIEYLQNLKDLTIDTVYLLEALPLEITRLKKLQSLKLISLKLKMIPEEIGQLTNLKEFVIAACTHVKSLPLCLVEIPGLEMLVLENCLDLEILPISQKPLHNLKKLIIQSFKRLCILDFIKQFPELEEVSLCRIPFVNFPVSLCSLKNLKNLTMRDTKIKQLPSEIANLKNLEVLICDSLTEIREDLCHLPKLKEFDYGKRELDVLPASIDKLISRGYIKIKYSETVYTIDTLPNKKLLKEGFEVISRHDEYIQEAQQMKIITHRYKQEPLVKYISHEEFAQEYQKMDRYIEQMVKKFLHPDKEEEFGDVKENWVPQR